Proteins co-encoded in one Arachis hypogaea cultivar Tifrunner chromosome 11, arahy.Tifrunner.gnm2.J5K5, whole genome shotgun sequence genomic window:
- the LOC112721467 gene encoding protein FAR1-RELATED SEQUENCE 5-like — translation MYNLITQHRKEKVTGGDANAAISYLRGKAGNDSYFFGKYTLSNENRLENLFWVDRTSRIDYECFGDVLTFDSTYNRNVYNKPFVIFSSSNHHGQTIIFGCGLLVNEDIGSYKWLLETFLEAMENKHLMAVVTDGDLSMREAIKQVFPYATHRSCAWHLHRNACEKVKNSGFLNDFKKLIYANVSVEEFQAMWGDMVARTTSQCEGINSLIKAYVRKKDTLLEFINNMETVVSHYRNNERVAEFNSKYTDPVLVTSLPTLEDFATKTFTHNMFREVRKEIEGACAMNTELVIQDGGKLYFKCNSFGVPEFDHVVEFDRVGGDALL, via the exons ATGTACAACCTCATTACTCAACATAGGAAGGAAAAGGTGACGGGTGGTGATGCAAATGCTGCAATAAGCTACCTGAGAGGTAAAGCTGGGAATGATTCTTATTTCTTTGGAAAGTACACATTAAGTAATGAGAATCGATTGGAAAATTTGTTTTGGGTTGATAGGACTAGCCGTATTGATTATGAGTGTTTTGGGGATGTCTTGACATTTGATTCGACTTACAATAGGAACGTCTACAATAAACCATTTGTGATATTTTCTAGTAGCAATCATCATGGGCAGACCATCATATTTGGATGTGGTCTTCTTGTTAATGAGGATATTGGTTCATACAAATGGCTCTTGGAAACTTTTTTGGAAGCAATGGAGAATAAACACCTTATGGCAGTTGTCACCGACGGAGATCTTTCAATGAGAGAAGCCATTAAACAGGTCTTTCCTTATGCAACACATCGATCTTGTGCATGGCACTTACATAGGAATGCATGCGAGAAGGTTAAGAACAGTGGATTTTTAAATGACTTCAAGAAATTGATTTATGCTAATGTGAGTGTTGAAGAGTTTCAGGCCATGTGGGGAGACATGGTGGCGAG GACAACATCCCAGTGTGAAGGGATTAACTCTCTAATAAAAGCATATGTGAGAAAGAAAGATACCCTTCTTGAATTCATCAATAACATGGAGACCGTTGTTAGCCATTACAGGAACAATGAAAGAGTTGCAGAGTTCAATAGTAAATATACTGATCCAGTACTTGTGACTTCTTTGCCAACACTTGAAGATTTTGCTACAAAGACTTTCACTCATAACATGTTCCGGGAGGTCAGGAAGGAAATTGAGGGTGCTTGTGCTATGAATACAGAGTTAGTAATTCAGGATGGTGGAAAACTATACTTCAAGTGTAACAGTTTTGGAGTGCCAGAGTTTGATCATGTGGTTGAGTTTGACAGAGTTGGAGGGGATGCTTTGTTGTGA